In Saccharicrinis fermentans DSM 9555 = JCM 21142, a genomic segment contains:
- a CDS encoding Rne/Rng family ribonuclease — protein sequence MSAELFVDVSPDELSIALLEDRRLVELRKEKGDVQFTVGDIYLGKVKKIMPGLNAAFVDVGYEKDAFLHYLDLGPQFRTLKKFLNIAKTTKKGGVALHKMKAELDIDKNGTISEVLSVGQEVMVQIAKEPISTKGPRLTSELSIAGRNLVLMPFSDKVSVSQKIKSAEERNRLKKLLISIKPKNFGVIVRTVAEGKRVAELDKELKTLTRRWDEPTAKLFNLKPRALVVGEIGRTSAILRDIMSPSFNSIYISDQEMCKEVREYVGLIAPDREKIVKEFKGDVPLFDQFGIEKQIKSLFGKTVSFKSGAYLIIEHTEALHVIDVNSGNRSKNASTQENNALDVNLAAADEIARQLRLRDMGGIIVVDFIDMQKSEHRQRVYDKMKEAMTSDRTKHNILPLSKFGLMQITRQRVRPELSIETDETCPSCYGTGKIAPAILLEEKLEDSIKKAVEGQKSKKLTLKVHPYLGAYLTKGFPSVFLKWKFKYGFGLKMIPSASLSFLEFKITEDKEKRVDH from the coding sequence GTGAGTGCAGAACTATTTGTTGATGTATCTCCCGACGAGCTTTCTATTGCATTGCTCGAAGATAGAAGATTGGTAGAGTTAAGAAAGGAAAAAGGCGACGTACAGTTTACCGTAGGCGATATTTACCTGGGAAAGGTGAAAAAAATTATGCCAGGACTGAATGCTGCTTTTGTTGACGTAGGATACGAAAAGGATGCTTTTTTGCATTACTTGGATCTTGGACCCCAGTTTCGTACCCTAAAGAAATTTCTTAATATAGCCAAGACTACTAAAAAGGGAGGCGTTGCCTTACACAAAATGAAAGCTGAGCTGGATATCGATAAAAACGGTACCATTTCAGAAGTTCTCTCCGTAGGTCAGGAAGTGATGGTGCAAATAGCTAAGGAACCCATTTCAACGAAAGGGCCGAGGCTAACTTCCGAATTATCCATTGCAGGACGCAATTTAGTGTTGATGCCTTTTTCAGATAAGGTTTCAGTGAGTCAGAAAATTAAATCTGCCGAAGAACGAAACCGCTTGAAAAAGCTGTTGATTAGCATTAAACCCAAGAATTTTGGGGTTATTGTCCGAACTGTGGCAGAAGGCAAACGAGTAGCCGAGCTGGATAAGGAGTTGAAAACCCTTACCCGTCGCTGGGACGAGCCCACTGCCAAATTATTTAATCTTAAGCCACGGGCATTAGTTGTTGGTGAAATTGGCCGTACCTCAGCCATTCTTAGGGATATTATGAGTCCTTCATTTAACAGCATCTACATTTCTGATCAGGAAATGTGTAAAGAGGTTAGAGAGTATGTGGGCTTGATTGCGCCCGATCGAGAAAAAATTGTGAAAGAATTTAAAGGGGACGTCCCTTTATTTGATCAATTTGGAATTGAAAAACAGATTAAATCGCTTTTTGGAAAAACAGTTTCCTTCAAAAGCGGTGCATATCTTATTATCGAACACACCGAAGCGCTTCATGTTATTGATGTGAATAGCGGAAATCGATCAAAAAATGCAAGTACCCAGGAAAATAATGCCTTGGATGTAAACCTTGCCGCTGCCGATGAAATTGCAAGGCAGTTGAGATTGAGAGATATGGGTGGAATTATAGTGGTCGATTTTATTGATATGCAAAAGTCGGAACACAGGCAAAGAGTGTATGATAAAATGAAGGAAGCGATGACTTCTGACAGAACTAAGCATAACATCCTTCCGCTGAGTAAATTCGGACTCATGCAGATTACCCGCCAACGTGTACGACCGGAATTGTCAATCGAAACCGATGAGACATGCCCTTCCTGCTATGGAACAGGAAAAATTGCACCCGCCATCCTACTCGAAGAGAAGTTGGAAGACAGTATAAAAAAAGCTGTCGAAGGACAAAAGAGTAAAAAGTTGACCCTGAAGGTTCATCCTTATCTGGGAGCGTATCTAACGAAAGGCTTCCCATCCGTTTTTCTAAAATGGAAGTTCAAATACGGTTTTGGACTGAAGATGATTCCTTCCGCCTCATTAAGTTTTTTAGAGTTCAAGATCACCGAAGATAAAGAAAAAAGGGTTGACCATTAG
- the mutY gene encoding A/G-specific adenine glycosylase produces the protein MIKIIEMGKFSSDLILWYKENKRDLPWRRTSEVYRVWVSEIILQQTRVNQGINYYLTLTEAFPTVHHLARASEDEVLKLWQGLGYYSRARNMHAAAKYVSQELNGVFPDTFDGLLKLKGIGPYTAAAISSICYNQPHTVVDGNVFRVLTRIYGVETAINTSQGKKQIEELAQSLNDGKAYGDFNQAIMEFGALHCTPQLPACQCCIFSDTCWALQHNKVHLLPVKEKKLQVKKRYLNFIVLFNKEEQTVIQRRNHNDIWRGLYQYPLIETTQVISPQNLLNTDELRELTAQQDIHLISEYSFKHQLTHRRLIINILNIQIPSLAHLTSPQYQLIKTDQVNKYAFPKPLSRIFNETPKHRL, from the coding sequence TTGATAAAAATAATTGAGATGGGTAAATTCAGTAGTGACTTGATTTTGTGGTATAAAGAGAATAAACGCGATCTACCATGGCGCCGTACCAGTGAGGTATATAGGGTTTGGGTATCAGAAATTATACTCCAACAAACACGTGTAAATCAAGGTATAAACTATTATTTAACCCTTACCGAGGCTTTCCCAACCGTTCATCACCTGGCGCGGGCCAGCGAAGACGAGGTATTAAAACTATGGCAAGGATTGGGATATTATTCTCGCGCCAGAAACATGCATGCAGCGGCTAAATATGTATCACAGGAATTAAACGGCGTATTTCCTGACACCTTTGATGGCTTATTAAAGCTAAAAGGCATAGGACCGTATACGGCCGCAGCCATCAGCTCCATATGCTATAACCAGCCACATACGGTGGTTGACGGAAATGTATTTAGGGTGCTCACACGAATTTACGGTGTCGAAACCGCTATCAACACCTCCCAAGGAAAAAAACAAATCGAAGAACTGGCACAAAGCCTCAATGACGGTAAGGCGTATGGAGACTTTAATCAGGCCATCATGGAATTTGGGGCCTTGCATTGCACACCTCAACTACCTGCATGCCAATGCTGTATCTTCAGTGATACATGTTGGGCATTACAGCACAATAAAGTCCACCTTCTTCCCGTCAAAGAAAAGAAGTTACAGGTTAAAAAACGATACCTCAATTTTATAGTACTCTTCAACAAGGAAGAACAAACGGTCATTCAGCGTCGTAACCACAACGATATTTGGCGAGGTCTTTACCAGTATCCACTCATAGAAACCACGCAAGTCATCTCACCACAAAACCTACTGAACACCGACGAGCTCAGGGAGTTAACTGCACAACAGGACATACATCTCATTTCGGAATATTCATTCAAACACCAACTGACCCATCGTCGGTTAATCATTAATATACTAAACATTCAGATTCCTTCACTGGCACATTTAACAAGCCCCCAATACCAACTTATTAAAACAGATCAAGTAAACAAATACGCCTTTCCCAAGCCTTTAAGCAGAATATTTAACGAAACACCTAAACATCGTTTGTAA
- a CDS encoding coiled-coil domain-containing protein, with protein MRLKKRNLVSFASAALALSLTFTGCIDNEESDGVYAMRQAQAALINAKAEAETILATAQAAYDNARAQVELAEAKVIEAEADYQVLQNEAKQLENSIQAERDAAEIAILEAQLEVTLAEQKKALADAENAIELAALVNEQVLAEAQQDLAEALQDLKDRVAAEEIENSVLETYVDRYDVLTVEITNLQEEIVGLTAEIALDKLYAIGGDSEKLIDELAKVIAEKNADKADQEALQARYEAVLTDLSSIDAEIVSAKDEVAALEASIVETDVLLEDEEDKVRLAAQNMSDARLAYDGQYYVINVNGTIGALTTKSGYEMDAEYLMDEAFDAYNYASDLKDVVDDFEGNDPVEHEVDAELFTTYDYELEESHMVAANARLKAEGGSTSYLFREIDFYEDIVSSTSDADDKEDAQLIIDFLKLVVTGYEEEIGGTTTEAGVEALRNAYFAAKDVYIAKELAFDNASDAYDAAVEAKAVIEATKAEAQADIDNLEDYITTIQDGNKEMIEEAISDAKEAIISIEEALAVLDINSTQWTGLIAVKELELSQKEEKLAVKQQEADSVKALIDAELAK; from the coding sequence ATGAGACTGAAGAAACGTAATTTAGTGTCTTTTGCTAGCGCGGCATTAGCTTTAAGTTTAACCTTTACAGGTTGTATTGATAATGAGGAGTCTGATGGTGTATATGCCATGAGGCAAGCACAGGCTGCATTGATTAATGCGAAGGCAGAAGCAGAAACCATCCTTGCAACTGCACAAGCTGCCTATGATAATGCCAGAGCGCAAGTTGAACTTGCTGAGGCTAAAGTTATTGAGGCAGAAGCAGATTATCAAGTGTTACAAAACGAGGCAAAACAGCTTGAGAATAGTATTCAAGCAGAGCGTGATGCTGCAGAAATAGCTATTTTAGAAGCGCAATTAGAGGTAACCTTGGCTGAGCAAAAAAAGGCTTTGGCTGATGCTGAAAACGCTATTGAATTAGCTGCCTTAGTGAATGAGCAAGTTTTAGCAGAAGCTCAACAAGATTTAGCAGAGGCTTTGCAAGATCTTAAAGATAGAGTGGCTGCAGAAGAAATTGAAAACTCTGTATTAGAAACTTATGTAGATCGTTACGATGTGCTTACTGTAGAGATCACTAATCTTCAGGAAGAAATTGTAGGACTTACAGCAGAGATTGCATTGGATAAATTGTATGCAATTGGCGGTGATTCTGAAAAATTAATTGATGAATTGGCTAAAGTAATCGCTGAAAAAAATGCTGATAAAGCCGACCAAGAAGCTTTACAGGCTCGTTATGAAGCTGTTCTTACTGATTTATCTTCTATTGACGCCGAAATTGTTTCTGCAAAAGATGAAGTTGCTGCATTAGAAGCAAGTATCGTAGAAACAGATGTACTATTAGAAGATGAAGAAGATAAAGTTCGTCTTGCTGCTCAAAACATGTCTGATGCTCGTTTAGCTTATGATGGACAATATTATGTCATCAATGTGAACGGAACAATTGGTGCCCTAACTACCAAATCAGGTTATGAAATGGACGCTGAGTATTTAATGGATGAGGCATTTGACGCTTATAACTACGCATCCGATCTTAAAGATGTTGTGGATGACTTTGAAGGAAACGATCCGGTTGAACATGAAGTAGATGCAGAATTGTTTACTACTTATGATTATGAATTGGAAGAGTCACACATGGTAGCTGCCAATGCTCGATTGAAAGCAGAAGGTGGAAGTACATCTTATTTATTTAGAGAAATTGATTTTTACGAAGATATTGTAAGCTCTACTTCTGATGCAGATGATAAAGAAGATGCACAATTAATCATCGACTTCCTTAAACTAGTAGTGACTGGTTACGAAGAAGAAATTGGTGGAACTACTACTGAAGCCGGTGTGGAAGCTTTAAGAAATGCTTATTTTGCTGCTAAAGATGTGTATATAGCTAAAGAACTTGCTTTTGATAATGCCTCAGATGCTTATGATGCTGCGGTTGAAGCCAAAGCTGTCATTGAAGCCACTAAAGCCGAAGCTCAGGCTGATATTGACAATCTTGAAGATTATATTACAACTATTCAAGATGGTAACAAGGAAATGATTGAAGAGGCTATTAGCGATGCTAAAGAAGCGATCATTTCTATTGAGGAAGCACTTGCAGTTCTTGATATCAATTCTACACAATGGACTGGATTAATTGCTGTTAAAGAACTAGAGTTGTCTCAAAAAGAAGAAAAACTTGCAGTTAAGCAGCAAGAAGCTGATAGTGTTAAGGCGTTAATCGATGCTGAATTAGCTAAATAA
- a CDS encoding BT1926 family outer membrane beta-barrel protein: MKNKNIIYSLFCVFVLCWFSTNMEGQNGEYTPQSGDKIVSLKFGRLKDYGEINGYYVNRIANGSSTSVIDYPTLSTDDPSATISIIGVEVKYFLSPNIALRFGGGGALAGVPSRDYVPGVSVDGSSSPYSIPSYSMLEGKTTMEMYGDLGADYYFSTKVNRLFPYLGGEVNGVYSQMEIFDGFRGVDSNDEVIDTYDTRRGEAYAFGGGINGGVDYYIAPGLFIGMEVKVASYMYAVKTIFPQPGLDAQEADAHNFSFLSQPVIKLGFKF, from the coding sequence ATGAAAAATAAAAATATAATTTATTCTCTTTTTTGTGTGTTTGTGCTTTGTTGGTTTTCAACCAATATGGAGGGACAAAACGGAGAGTATACTCCGCAATCAGGTGATAAAATAGTATCGCTTAAGTTTGGTAGGTTGAAGGATTATGGAGAAATAAATGGGTATTACGTTAATCGTATTGCTAACGGAAGTTCTACCTCAGTTATTGATTATCCTACTTTAAGCACAGACGATCCTTCTGCAACAATCTCTATCATTGGGGTGGAAGTGAAGTATTTCCTTTCGCCCAATATAGCATTAAGATTTGGAGGAGGTGGTGCCTTGGCGGGTGTTCCTTCAAGAGACTATGTTCCCGGAGTTAGTGTAGACGGAAGTAGTTCGCCTTATTCTATTCCTTCTTACTCTATGTTGGAGGGGAAAACAACGATGGAAATGTATGGTGATCTTGGTGCAGATTATTATTTCTCTACTAAAGTGAATCGTCTTTTTCCTTATCTAGGTGGTGAAGTAAATGGGGTTTATAGTCAAATGGAAATCTTTGACGGTTTTAGAGGAGTGGACTCTAATGATGAAGTGATTGACACCTATGATACCCGCAGAGGCGAAGCATATGCCTTCGGAGGGGGTATAAATGGTGGTGTAGATTACTATATCGCTCCAGGTTTATTTATCGGAATGGAAGTGAAAGTTGCATCTTATATGTATGCAGTGAAAACTATTTTTCCGCAACCTGGGCTAGATGCACAGGAAGCCGATGCACATAACTTCTCCTTTTTATCTCAACCAGTTATTAAACTTGGGTTCAAATTTTAG
- a CDS encoding HU family DNA-binding protein → MTKADIVNEISKDTGIEKVTVQKAIEAFMETIKGSLVKGKNVYLRGFGSFIVKERAEKTARNISKNTTIIIPKHFIPAFKPSKSFVTKVKNNVK, encoded by the coding sequence ATGACAAAGGCTGATATTGTAAACGAGATTTCAAAAGATACCGGAATTGAGAAGGTTACAGTTCAAAAGGCTATTGAAGCTTTTATGGAGACGATAAAAGGTTCGTTAGTTAAGGGAAAAAATGTATATTTACGTGGGTTTGGAAGTTTTATTGTAAAAGAAAGAGCTGAAAAAACAGCTCGCAATATTTCTAAAAACACTACTATCATTATTCCTAAACACTTTATTCCGGCGTTTAAGCCTTCGAAAAGCTTCGTTACTAAGGTGAAGAATAATGTGAAGTAA